The following nucleotide sequence is from Nitratidesulfovibrio termitidis HI1.
CTTTTGCGCAGTGCCGGTCTTGCCGCCCACCATGATGCCGGGGATGCGCGCGCGCGTGCCGGTGCCATCTTCCTCCACCACTTCGCGCAGCATGGAGATGACCTGCTTCACCGTCGTGTCGTTGTACACCTTCTGGCTGGCCGAATTGGCCGGGGTGTCGTCGCCGGAATCCACGATCAGCCGCAGCGGCTTGCGTTCGCCGCCGTTGGCCAGGGTCAGGTAGGCCTGGGCCATCTGCACGCCGGTGGCGGCTATGGACTGGCCGAACGAGGTGGTGATCAGGTCCGGCTCGGACCAGTGGCGCGGGTCACGCAGAATGCCCTTGCTCTCGGTGATGGGCAGGCCGGTGCGTTCGCCGAAGCCCAGCTGGTTCAGGTATTCCCAATACCGCTTGGCTCCCAGTTCCAGGCCTATCTTGGCCATGCCGATGTTGCTGGAATAGCGCAGCACCTTGTTCACCGGCAGCACGTCGTAGCTGTGCGTATCGCGAATGGTGATGTAGCGGGTCTTCCAGCGGCCCTTTTCGCAATTGAAGGTGGTGTCGCCCTTGACCGCCCCTTCCTGCAGGGCGGCAGCCACCAGGAAGGGCTTCAGCGTGGAGCCGGGCTCCAGCGCGTCGGCGGCCAGGCGGTTGCGCCAGCGTTCGGGCTTGTAGTCGCGGTAGGCGTTGGGGTTGAAGAACGGGTACTGCGCCCAGGCCAGGATGTCGCCCGAATCCACGTCCACCACAAGGCAGCCGCCCCAGGTGGCGTCGAACTGGTCCACCGAGCGGGCCAGGGCTTCTTCGGCGAAGAACTGCACCTGGGTGTCGATGGTCAGGCGCACGTCGTGACCGCGCAGGGACGCGCGCCCTCCGCCGCCGTCCATGTCCAGACGGCGTCCGGCAGCGTCGCGCTGCACCACGTTGCGGGCGGAATCGCCGCTCAGCACATCCTCGAAGGTCAGTTCAAGCCCTTCAAGGCCCTTGTTCTCCATGCCCACGAAGCCGAGCAGTTGCCCGGCCATCTGCTTGAAGGGATAGATGCGCTCGTACTCGCTGCTCAGGTACACGCCGGACAGCCCGGCCTTGCGCACGTTTTCGGCGGCCAGATCATCCACCTTGCGGGCCACCCATGCAAAGCCGCGCTTGGAGGTGACGGCCTCTCGCACCTGCTTGGCAGGGGCTTCCAGCGCCGTGGCAAGGGCGTTGACGGTGGCGTCAACGTCGCGCACCCCGCCGGGGCGGACGTAGACGGAGCGCACTTCCACGCTGCGGGCCAGTATCTGCCCGTTGCGGTCCAGGATAGCGCCGCGCCTGCCGGACACGGTCTCCGCA
It contains:
- a CDS encoding penicillin-binding transpeptidase domain-containing protein produces the protein MLRADRKSRILGRPAPRTARDARPSFEARAPRAARALRNKKAPGTSFGGGMRFNPFARFGETDWSKVRLYSVGCVFALLWLLLWSRAWYVQVYDGDRLAGLARRQHMAAETVSGRRGAILDRNGQILARSVEVRSVYVRPGGVRDVDATVNALATALEAPAKQVREAVTSKRGFAWVARKVDDLAAENVRKAGLSGVYLSSEYERIYPFKQMAGQLLGFVGMENKGLEGLELTFEDVLSGDSARNVVQRDAAGRRLDMDGGGGRASLRGHDVRLTIDTQVQFFAEEALARSVDQFDATWGGCLVVDVDSGDILAWAQYPFFNPNAYRDYKPERWRNRLAADALEPGSTLKPFLVAAALQEGAVKGDTTFNCEKGRWKTRYITIRDTHSYDVLPVNKVLRYSSNIGMAKIGLELGAKRYWEYLNQLGFGERTGLPITESKGILRDPRHWSEPDLITTSFGQSIAATGVQMAQAYLTLANGGERKPLRLIVDSGDDTPANSASQKVYNDTTVKQVISMLREVVEEDGTGTRARIPGIMVGGKTGTAQKADETGRYGHERLASFVGFAPIDRPKYLILVMVDEPQKNSYGGVVAAPVFKHVAMRTMAYHGLLPDAPDPEAPTYATPMGKTGPVEVRREVAEAVREAPDGVPNVVGKSVRRAVEVFARQGMVPVLKGAGQTVVRQTPEPGTEWPKGQPTGQCVLWLSENS